In Paramicrobacterium humi, the genomic stretch CTCTCCGATGCGGCGGCTGAAGTCGCCGACAACCGCGTCCCGCAAGTGAACGTGCGAGATCCGGTCGCGCCATGCCGCGATCGTCGCGTTCAGGTCGTCGCCGGCTGCGGTGACATGGGCGACATCGAGCACGATCCCGATGTCGAGGCCGTCCGAGTCGAAGCGCTCGTGCAGTGCGTCCGCCCGGCCTCGGCCCCAGCCGAAACGCAAGAAGTGCAGCGACTCCACCCAGAGTTGCACGCGATGGTCGCGGGCCATTGCGGCGGCATGTGAAAGCTCACGATGAATGCGATCGAGGTCAGCTTCTTCATCGTCGATCGGTTCATGTCCCAGTGCGCCGGCGGGGAGAACCAGGGCCTCCGCACCGATGGCGGCGGTGAGCCGAAGCAACCGGTCGAGGTGTTCGGCGCGAGCGGCTCCGTCGAACTGCGTTGCATTGAGATCACCGACGTCGCCGTTGACGCTCCGAACTCGGAGGCCGCTTGCGGCGATCTCAGTGGTGACCGTCTCGATCGCCGCGTCGTCGAGCGTGTAGGGCACGTGATCACATACGCCGGGTAGTGCCCCGAGGTCGATCTCCTCTACGCCGAGCGCCGCGATCTCAGTCAGCGCCTCGGCGAGTGGAAGGTGCTGGAACGTGATGGTGGAGCAGCCAAGACTCTTCGGTGCCTCCATCAGTCCTCCTCGCCTTCGTAGTCGCGCGCTTCCCTCATTGTAGGCTGTTCAACTGTTGACAATCAACATGACGGCATTTCGGCGCCGGCCCTCGGTCATGCCGGTACGCCAACGAGGATTAGCACCGCGGGTCTACCGGGGTTGAGTCGCGAAACGGATGGCGCATCAACGGAGCGGGCGGAACGGTGATGTGTGACGGTGAACGGATGCTGCGGGCGCAGCACGTCGGCGAGCAGTCGGTGAAGACTCCGGATGCCGCTGACGCTGGCGTTCTGCGCAAGATCGCCGGCTCGCTTGCCGAATTCGTCGCTGTGCTGCGTTCCGGAGAGACGCCCTCGGGCGAGATCCGCTCGAACGTCTACAGTCTGGCCATGGTCGAGGCAGCAGTCCGCCCGGCCGACACGGGAGCCCGCGTCAGCGTAAGCGATGTGCTTGCGGAGGCGCAACGGGCTGTGCTCGCCGCGGAGATGCGCGACGACGTGCGAGCGGAGTTGGAGGGGAGTGAGGCGTTGCCTCCACCCGCGTCGGTCCTCCTGTGAGCCGTGGCAGCCCGTCTTCTACATGCGGAGCTTAGTGTCTACTGCACTGTCGATGCCGCGCTCCAGGAAGCGCGAGGATCGCGAGCGCTCTTGCCCTCCCAGGTGACGAGACCTTCAGTGCGGAGAGCATTTAGTTGCTTCAGCACGGTTGGTCGTGACCTGTCGAGGGCAAGCGCGATTTCGCCCGTGCCGAATGCGCGGCCAGTTTGCTCAAGAAACGTGAGCACCTCAGCGGAGCCCTTGGGAAGTCGCTTTGCGACCGTGGAATCGAGCCTCGTTGTGGCGCGAAGTGTCAGTCGCACGGATGCTGCAGTCTGCTCGAATATGGGATCGGTGAGATCGAGGCGGCGCATCTCGGTGAACATGCGGCGAATACCTTCGCCGAGTTCTTGCGTCAGACCCATATCAGAACACACCCGTGCGATTCGAGGATTGCGGGAGTAACGGGGGATCTCCAACGGCTTGGATGGATCGGCCAAGCCGGGGAACCGCCCCGGAGAAGTAATCTCGATTCGATTCGGGAACAACTCTACGCGAATGTGATCACCGACAAGGCTGTACGAGCGGTGCACCGTGGCGTTGACAAGCCCCTCAAGCCAAGCCGCTTGGGGAACGATCGAGGTATCGGTGAAACGGCCGGAATCGCTGAGAATGCGTCGCTGTGGCATCCACTCCGCTATTACTTCCTGCGCTTCGATGACGGACTTGAGAAGCGGTCCCGAAATGCGGATGTCTCGACCTGACTGCAACGACTGAGAGGCGCCCTCGCCGCGGGAATTCTCGAGGTAGGAGACCACTCGGATATTCGCGTTCGGAAACAGTCGCTCAGGATCCGTCGCGAAAAGTAAGTAGGCGGCGTTAGTCAGCCGGCTATCGCGTGTCAGCAGGTGCCTTGCGAACAGGCTGCGCTCAGGCGACGGGTGGCCGATCGTCGATGCGAAGGCCTCGATGAGTTCGCTGTCTAGTTCTTCGAGGTCAGCGTCAGCTACCTCGCTTTCGAATGTGACAGCGGTTCGATCAAACATGAGTTCGCGTTCTTGAACATAGTTGAGCTTCAGCGTCGAGTCCCCTGCGCGAATGTAAGTTGACTCATCGGTCGCCCGATGCAGTTGACTGCTTGGCTCTACGCTGAAGGCCAAGACGGTTTGCGGTAGACCGTTCGCATCTTCCACGGTGACGTCGGTGACTTTCGCTCGGACAGGTGGGACGACCATCTCAATGGGGACGCGTCTCAGTCGATTAGCGACATCGGGATGCTTTTCGAGACCCTCGATGTTTCCGTCGTGGATTCCGACGATAAGGGAGCCGCCCTCAGCATTTGCGAAGGCGATCAGGGCCCTTGCGACCGCTTTCGTATCGACACGGACACTCTTGCGTTCGTACCACTGGCTTTCGGGTTCCTTGATCAATCGCTCGGCACGTGCTTGCGGCGGTAGCTCCAACACGCGTTCGATATCGAATCCAGCCATGCTCTAAAGCTACTCTAAAGGTTTATCAGTAGGCCATATGGCCTAAAAACAGGGCCAACCGGACACATTTCACGACTACTCGAAAGGCACTGTAAACGCTAACCGGAAGCCGAGGACTGAGTCGCGAAGGTGCTCGTAGCAGCTGCGACCAGGAATACCTGACATGGCCATCCGTGCCTTCGACGCCGCCCGCTACGTGCTCGATGCGGACCCGGTGTCTGTGTACTGCGAAGGGCGGTAGCCGGACCTCAGCTGGTTCGACGGCGTATCGAACGCGACGGCCATCTTCGAGTTCGAGGGTGGAACCCGCTAGGCCTATACGGGAGGGGATCTGACTACTACGAATTGCTCACGGAAAAGATCCCATCGATCGACGGAGTGCGGGCAATCGAGAGCAGAATGGTCCTCGAATCGGCGCGCCTCGGCGTCGCCTGGCGGCTCCCCCGGCTGCGCTCGGATCAGGCCGATGCGCTCACGGAGCATCGGGTCGCGGCCACGAGTCCCCAAATTTCCAATATCGGCAATTTGAGCGACGTTGAGTTCGCCACGAAGCGAGAACTCGGACGTGATGCACGAATCTCCGCAGCCGAGGTTGGCCGCATCCTCCACGTTTCGAGTTCGACGGCCGCGCGTGCGATACGGACCTTACTCCAATCGGGTGCTGTGGTTCCGCGGGTTGAGATCGAGCCGGCGGTTGTGGGATATCCGTTGCTGACTGCTGTCTCTCTCGATGTGAAGCCTCGGGCGATCGGCGCCGTCGTCGACACGCTGGCTCAACATCCATCCGCGCGGATGATCAGCACGGTAACGGGGGCTTCGTCGATCTCGTTTCATGGCGTCTTTGCGGGGCCGGTCGAGTTCTCGCAGTTTCTGAAGGATGACCTCGGCGCCCTTCCCAGCGTTCGCACCATGAGCAGTGCCGTTGGTCTAAGGATCGCAAGACGCTACTGGCACGATCGCGATGGCTTCCGCATCGGAGACCAGGTTCCGAACGTCTTGCGCCGGTAATCGTGAAGGAAGGTTCCCAAGCGCCCGTCACAGCGCGTCGCGCATCACGTGACGCCGGAAATCCCTCGGTGAAATGCCGTTGACTGAGCGAAACTGGCGAGAGAAGTAGAACGCGTCCGCGTAGCCGACCCGTTCGCCGACCTCAGCAATGGTGGCGGAAGTCGTCATGAGTAACTCGCGAGCTCGCGCGCTCCGAAGGCGCTTGATGTACTCGGTAACCGTCATGCCGGTCGACGACTTGAACAATGCCGAGAAGTGAGAACTGCTGACGGCCGCCATGCGAGCGAGTTCCGGCACAGTGAGGTTCGAGGTGAGGTTCGCCCGAAGATAGTCCTGAACCTCCTTGATCCGATCGGACGGATCCGCATGCCCGCGTAATCGGTCTGCGGCTAGGTGAGCGAACAGTTGCCACGCGAGTCCTGCCGCATCGAGCAGCGTCGCGCTCGTATCATCAATCTCGAGTGTGTCGATCACGCGCTCGACCAGACTCGTTGCTGAGCGAGTGTCTCTCAGCCGCAGAACCGGGTCGTTTCCGGCGCCGATGATGACACGGGCGAGTTCATCTGCGTCGGGCCCTGTCGCGTGTAACCACCAGATACTCCATGGGTCTTCAACATCGGCGATGTATTGGTGCGCAGACCTGGCTGGGATGATCGCTGCGTCGTCGGCCGTGACGACATACTCAATACCGTCGACCGTAAGTCGGCCACTACCCCCGGTGCAGATGATCACGATCGTTTCAGCGGCCCCTCGCGGCCGAATTCGTCCGTGCGCAGCAGCGTGTGGAAAGTATCCAGCATCCGTGACAAGGAATCGCTTTGTGACGGGGGACTTGCGCGCTACATCCACGGTCGGTCGTGCTAAAACTCGGAAGCGCTGGCCGGGGAAGCCGTCTCGAAGCAGCATGCGCTCACGCTACTCTGATTCAGAGAATTGTCCATATGGGTTCAGAGAAACGCCCATTCCGCGGGCGCACGAGCCTCCCTACGATTCGAGGTATGCCCATCGACGCGCACACGACGGAAGCCGCAGGACAGTACCGGCCGGTCCCGGTCGGATCTCATCTCCCCGACAGGCTCACGATCTGCTTGTGGGACTTCTCTTGGTACGTCCGTTCGGGCGAGGGGGAGCCGTTCGAAGATCTCGACGCCGCAGCGGCGCAGACGGTCGAGCGGGGCTACAACACCGTTCGCGTGTGCGCGATGCCGTTCCTCTTGTTTGGTTCTGGGCTCGACACGACCGACGTCGAGCTGGACCGACTCGGTGACGAGTACGGCCAAGGGGTGCGTTGGTACGACGTCAAGGCGCCCACACGGTTCGACGGTCGCGCAAAGCTGATCGAGCTCTTCGAAGTCTGCAAACGGCACGGCCTGTTCATCATTCTCTCCTCGTGGGAGTACCAGCAGTCCTCATCGTTCGCGACGGCGAGTGACTGGTGGGAAGCGCTTGACAGCGTTGACCCGGAGGATCGACCCGAACTTCTTGCGGAAGCCTTCGCCGAACTTATTGACTTCGTGTCAGAGCACGGCCTCGACGATCGCATCGCCTTCACGGAGCTGCACAACGAAGTCGCCACGGGCCACCTCGCCGATGGCCTCGAGGCGGGCACCGCGAACGACCTGGTGATCGCTCTCGAACCTCGGCTGAGTCGCGGTCTCGCCCGATTCCATGAGTTGCAGCCGACGCAACCGGTGACGGTGAACTACTCACGGGTGCCCGTCGGTGCGTTTCGCGGCATCCCTCGCGAGATTGACGTCTTCGTCACACATCCTTACGTGTACGGCGTGCTGAACGAGGTCACCGAGTCCTTCGACTTGCGTGGCAGCCTCGCGGACTTCCCTCGCGCCGCCGTCGACGCGGCGGGCCTGTTGCGCGAAGGCGCGCCGCCTGCCACCGAGTGGGTGATTCCCGACGAGGCCGCGTGGAAGATGGACGCCACGATCGTCGGCAAGCCCGAGATCTTCCTGCACGACTGGGTGAACGCCGATGCGTTCGATCGGTACCTCTACGAGAGGTACGAGTCTCATCGCGTCGAGATGGATCGAGTGCTCACGCTCTGGCTTGAAGCGGCGGCGGATTTTGCAGCATCCCGTGGCATACCCTTCGCCTTCGGCGAGGGCTGGGTCGGTTATACGCCGCTGCGCGGAAGCTTCGAGGAGGGTCCGGTCGGAGCGGAGTACTGCCGCTTCGCCGTGCGCGAATCGGCTCGCGTCGGCGCGTGGGGCACGATCGTCTGCTCGAATGCGGCCGCATCACCCGATGTGGAGCGACATCAGGTTGCAACGCGAGTGCAACGACTACTTCATTTCACAACGCACCAGATAACCCCCATCACCGTTTGACCTTTTCATCCGTCAAGGAGGACGACAATGAACACCACAGCCCAGCTCAGCAGGAGGGGACTTCTCACCGGCGCGCTCGCCATCGGCGGTGCCTCGCTTCTCACCTCGTGCGCGACGTCAGGCTCGACCGGCGGCGCAGCCGGTGGGGCCGGCATCACGCTGCAGTCTTCGCTGTCAGATCCGGCACCGAAGAAGGCGCTCGAATCACTCGTTAAGGCATACAAGGGCGATGTCACCCTCAACACCGTCGCGATCGAGCAGTTCCGGGCTCAGCTATCGACGTACCTGACCTCGGGAAATCCGCCGGACGTGCTCACGTGGTACGCCGGCTCGGTAGCCCGCGACTACGCCAGCAACGGCTACTTGCTCGACATCTCGGACCTGTGGGAGGGCAGCGGACCCGCGGCAAACTACTCGCAGGCGCTCAAAGACCTCTCGACGGGCGATGACGGCAAGCAGATCTTCATGCCGACGAACTACTACTGGTGGGGCGTCTTCTACCTCAAATCCTCGTTCAAGAAGTGGGGCGTGAGCGAACCGCAGTCGTGGGACGACTTCATCTCCCTCTGTGAAAAGCTCAAGGCCCAGGGCATCAACCCGCTCGCGAACGGCATCGGCTCGACGCCCTGGATGGCATCCGGCTGGTTCGACATCCTCAACCTGCGTGTCAACGGCGCCGAGTTCCACAAGGAGCTGCTCGCGGGCAAGCACTCGTTCGACAGCACCGAGGTGAAGAACGTGATGAAGTACTACGCGCAGCTCATCCCGTTCTTCGACCCGAACATGACCTCGTATGCGTGGCAGGATGCCGTCACGCCTCTCGTGCAGGGGAAGGATGCGATGTACCTCACCGGTGCGT encodes the following:
- a CDS encoding ATP-binding protein, whose product is MAGFDIERVLELPPQARAERLIKEPESQWYERKSVRVDTKAVARALIAFANAEGGSLIVGIHDGNIEGLEKHPDVANRLRRVPIEMVVPPVRAKVTDVTVEDANGLPQTVLAFSVEPSSQLHRATDESTYIRAGDSTLKLNYVQERELMFDRTAVTFESEVADADLEELDSELIEAFASTIGHPSPERSLFARHLLTRDSRLTNAAYLLFATDPERLFPNANIRVVSYLENSRGEGASQSLQSGRDIRISGPLLKSVIEAQEVIAEWMPQRRILSDSGRFTDTSIVPQAAWLEGLVNATVHRSYSLVGDHIRVELFPNRIEITSPGRFPGLADPSKPLEIPRYSRNPRIARVCSDMGLTQELGEGIRRMFTEMRRLDLTDPIFEQTAASVRLTLRATTRLDSTVAKRLPKGSAEVLTFLEQTGRAFGTGEIALALDRSRPTVLKQLNALRTEGLVTWEGKSARDPRASWSAASTVQ
- a CDS encoding Lrp/AsnC family transcriptional regulator; amino-acid sequence: MVLESARLGVAWRLPRLRSDQADALTEHRVAATSPQISNIGNLSDVEFATKRELGRDARISAAEVGRILHVSSSTAARAIRTLLQSGAVVPRVEIEPAVVGYPLLTAVSLDVKPRAIGAVVDTLAQHPSARMISTVTGASSISFHGVFAGPVEFSQFLKDDLGALPSVRTMSSAVGLRIARRYWHDRDGFRIGDQVPNVLRR
- a CDS encoding ABC transporter substrate-binding protein translates to MNTTAQLSRRGLLTGALAIGGASLLTSCATSGSTGGAAGGAGITLQSSLSDPAPKKALESLVKAYKGDVTLNTVAIEQFRAQLSTYLTSGNPPDVLTWYAGSVARDYASNGYLLDISDLWEGSGPAANYSQALKDLSTGDDGKQIFMPTNYYWWGVFYLKSSFKKWGVSEPQSWDDFISLCEKLKAQGINPLANGIGSTPWMASGWFDILNLRVNGAEFHKELLAGKHSFDSTEVKNVMKYYAQLIPFFDPNMTSYAWQDAVTPLVQGKDAMYLTGAFISQNITGGEPDDLDFFTVPVIDSSIPKAEEAPTDGYFASAKTKDVKATKKFLSYLASAESQQKFIEDSNSSNLPTSPDVDTSKFSPLVQKGLKMLGETEQITQFFNRDSSDALQTTADTALTKFLAKPDDVDSILKDWETAAKKVLDS
- a CDS encoding cellulase-like family protein, whose amino-acid sequence is MPIDAHTTEAAGQYRPVPVGSHLPDRLTICLWDFSWYVRSGEGEPFEDLDAAAAQTVERGYNTVRVCAMPFLLFGSGLDTTDVELDRLGDEYGQGVRWYDVKAPTRFDGRAKLIELFEVCKRHGLFIILSSWEYQQSSSFATASDWWEALDSVDPEDRPELLAEAFAELIDFVSEHGLDDRIAFTELHNEVATGHLADGLEAGTANDLVIALEPRLSRGLARFHELQPTQPVTVNYSRVPVGAFRGIPREIDVFVTHPYVYGVLNEVTESFDLRGSLADFPRAAVDAAGLLREGAPPATEWVIPDEAAWKMDATIVGKPEIFLHDWVNADAFDRYLYERYESHRVEMDRVLTLWLEAAADFAASRGIPFAFGEGWVGYTPLRGSFEEGPVGAEYCRFAVRESARVGAWGTIVCSNAAASPDVERHQVATRVQRLLHFTTHQITPITV
- a CDS encoding sugar phosphate isomerase/epimerase family protein yields the protein MEAPKSLGCSTITFQHLPLAEALTEIAALGVEEIDLGALPGVCDHVPYTLDDAAIETVTTEIAASGLRVRSVNGDVGDLNATQFDGAARAEHLDRLLRLTAAIGAEALVLPAGALGHEPIDDEEADLDRIHRELSHAAAMARDHRVQLWVESLHFLRFGWGRGRADALHERFDSDGLDIGIVLDVAHVTAAGDDLNATIAAWRDRISHVHLRDAVVGDFSRRIGEGSVDFGSTFSALDDIGYSGGLILEQPSRAYEQDATAVADSKRREELRAVASQSLNRLREAMVASMQPTN
- a CDS encoding AraC family transcriptional regulator, giving the protein MLLRDGFPGQRFRVLARPTVDVARKSPVTKRFLVTDAGYFPHAAAHGRIRPRGAAETIVIICTGGSGRLTVDGIEYVVTADDAAIIPARSAHQYIADVEDPWSIWWLHATGPDADELARVIIGAGNDPVLRLRDTRSATSLVERVIDTLEIDDTSATLLDAAGLAWQLFAHLAADRLRGHADPSDRIKEVQDYLRANLTSNLTVPELARMAAVSSSHFSALFKSSTGMTVTEYIKRLRSARARELLMTTSATIAEVGERVGYADAFYFSRQFRSVNGISPRDFRRHVMRDAL